The DNA region ATCGCAGGCACGACAGGACGCGCTGGAACGGCAGCGCGAAGACCTGGCAACGGCAGTCGCCGCGCGCCAGGACCAGCGTGCCCGGCTGGCCGCCGCGGTGCGCGGCCGGCATGGCGACGATCCGCAATGGCGGGCCCTGTCGGAGCGTGAGCAGGCGCTGGCCTCGCAGGCGGCGCTGGCGCTCGAGAAGGCTGGCATTGCCGAGTCGGATCGCGTCGACAAGGGTCGCCCCTACGAGCGCGACCCCCTGTTCACCTACCTGTGGCTGCGCGGTTACGGCGGGCCCGATTACCGGGCGGGCGGCCTGGTGCGAATGCTCGACGGCTGGATCGCGCGGCGGGTCGGCTGGACGGTCGCGGCACGCGACTACCGGCTGCTCATCGCCCTGCCATTGCATCTGGCCGAGCATGCCCGGCGCCTGGAGGCCGAGCGCGCGGCGGCCCATGCGGCCCTGCTCGGCCGCGAGGCGCAGTTGCTGTCCGATGCCGGCGATGCCGAGCTGGCGTCGGCACAAGCCGAAGACGAGGCGCGTCTGGCCGGGCTGCTGCCGGCGCTCGCCGCCGAGGAGGCCAGCCACGCCGGCCTGCTGGCGCGCCGCGCCGAGCTCGCCCAGGGCGGCGACGAGTTCACCCGCCGGGCGCTGGAGACGCTGCAGGCGGCCGTGGCCGGCGTGCCGGCCGAGCGCCTGGCGCAGGCCGCCAGCGGAACCGCGCGGCTCGACGACGACCACCACGCCGCGGCGATCGCCGCCCTGCGCGAGCAGCGCTCCGGCCTGGACCGCGAGCTGGCGCTGGCACGCGGCGAACATGCCGGTGCGCTCGCCGCCCTGGACCGGGTCGAGGCCTTGCGCAGGCGTTTCCGGCAGTCCGGTTACGACCATCGCGATTCCGAACTGGACGATGGCCTGGACTGGACCGGCCTGCTCGACGGCGTGCTGCGCGGCGCCCTGGAGCTGGCACGGGCCTGGGAGCAGGTGGCCGGTCACCAGCGTTTCAAGGTGGCCAAGGGCATGCGCGTTCCTGAAGGCGTGTTCGACGACGGTCGCCGGCGCGACTGAAGCCGGGCGGTCTGTTCCGGACCAGAAGCGACCCGACGGACCGTTGTCCGGTCCGCCCGGCGTATACCCCCGGTCCCGGCCGGGATTCGCAGGCGCGGCAAGGAACAACGGCCGGGCGCGGGTCGCAGGTCCATCTGGCGCAGCCACCGAGACGATCCGAGTGCCGTCATCGGTGAACCGTTGGTGCCGCCGCCAGTCCACGGAAGCACCACATTTGCGCAGTATCATCAGCGACATAGCCGCCCGACGGCGGCCAGGCACGCGGCTGCCCGGCGCCTGTTTCCGCTGGCGTCCCCGCCCGTCCCTGCAACATGGATGTCACTCATGCCCTCTTCGCGCCCCGCCCTTGCGCGTTTCCCCCGTGCTGCCGTCCTTGCCCTGGCCGCGACCGTGCTGATCCCGGCGTGCGGCGGCGGTGGCGGGGGGCAGGCGCCGCGTGGCGCCGCGCCCCCGGCGACGGTCACCGCGCAGGCAGTGGCGGAGTCCGCCTGGACCGACAGCATCGAGGCGCTGGGCACGGCCCAGGCCAACGAGTCGGTGACGATCACCGCGAAGGTCACCGAAGTGGTGCGCTCGGTGCGCTTCCGGGACGGCGATGTGGTGCGCCGCGGCGACGTCCTGGTGGAACTGACCGGCGCGGCCGAGGTGGCCAACCTGCGTGAGACCCAGGCGGCTCTCAACGAGGCCCAGCAACAGCTCGAGCGGCTGGAGCCGCTGGTCGCCCAGGGGACCCTGCCGCGCGCCCAGCTCGACACCCAGCGGGCGGCGCGCGACAGCGCGCGGGCGCGCGCCGACGCGATCCGTGCCCGCCTTGCCGAGCGCGTGATCACCGCGCCATTCGACGGCGTGCTCGGTTTCCGGCAGGTGTCCGACGGCGCCCTGGTGAGCCCCGGCACCGTGATCACCACCCTGGACGATCTCTCGGTGATCAAGCTGGACTTCAGCGTGCCCGAGTCGCTGATGGCGAACCTCGCCGGCGGCCAGGAGATCGCCGCCACCAGCATCGCCTTCCCCGAGCGCGAGTTCAGCGGTGTGGTGACTTCGGTCGGCAGCCGGGTCGACCCGGTCAGCCGCGCGGTCACCGTGCGCGCCGAACTGCCCAATCCCGACGGGCTGCTCAAGCCGGGCATGCTGATGACGGTGGCGCTGATGAGCGCCCCGCGCCGGGCGCTGGTGATTCCCGAGCTCTCGCTGATTCAGGTCGGCAACCGCCAGTCGGTGTTCGTGGTGCGCGGCGACGGCACCGTCGAGGAGGTGCCGGTACGGTCCGGCGCGCGCCGGCGTGGCGAGGTCGAGGTGGTCCAGGGCCTCAATGCCGGCGAGGTGATCGTCGTCGAGGGCGTCGGCAAGTTGCGCTCGGGCCAGGCGGTGACCGTCGTCGATCGGCCCGCAACGGCCTCCGGCCCGCGCGACGCCGACGCCCCCGCCGAGGCGCCGCCGCAGGCAGTGGCCGATGATCCGGCCGACGCGCCGGCTGACGACCCGGAGTCCTGAGCCATGATCCTGTCCGATGTCTCGATCCGGCGCCCGGTGTTCGCAACCGTGATGAGCCTGCTGCTGATCGTGCTGGGGGTGATGGCGTTCACCCGCCTGACGCTGCGCGAGCTGCCGGCGATCGACCCGCCGGTGGTGTCGGTCTCGGTGGTCTACCCGGGCGCTTCCGCCGCGGTCGTCGAGACCCGCATCACCCAGGTGCTCGAGGACGCCGTGAGCGGCATCGAAGGCATCGAGACGCTGCAGTCGCGCAGCGTCAACGGGCGCGCCTCGCTGACCCTGGAGTTCCGCCTGAGCCGCGAGATCGAGGCCGCCGCCAACGATGTCCGGGACAGCATCAGCCGGGTGCTGAACCGGCTGCCGCCGGAGGCCGACCCGCCCCAGGTCGAGAAGGCCGAAAGCGATGCCGAGACCATCATGTGGCTGAACATGAGTTCGACCACCATGGACACCCTGGAGCTGTCCGACTACGCCGACCGCTACGTGGTCGACCGCCTGGCGGCGCTGGACGGGGTCGCCCAGGTGCGGATCGGCGGCCAGCAGCGCTACGCCATGCGCATCTGGCTGGACCGCACCGCCCTGGCCGCGCGCGGCCTGGCCGTCGCCGACGTCGAGACGGCGTTGGCCCGCGAGAACATCGAGCTGCCGGCCGGGCGCCTGGAATCGGCCGAGCGCGACTTCACGCTGCGCGTGCAGCGCGGCTACCAGCGTCCGGAGGACTTCGCGCAGATCGCGCTGGCGCGCGGCGACGACGGCTATGTCGTGCGCATCGGAGACGTCGCCCGGGTCGAGCTGGCCTCGGCCGAGCGGCGCGCCTACTTCCGGAGCAACGGCGCGCCCAACGTCGGCCTGGGCATCGTCAAGACCTCCACGGCCAACAGCCTGGACGTCGCGCGCGCCGCCCGCGACGAGGCGGTGGAGATCCAGAAGTCCCTGCCCGAGGGCACCCAGATCTTCGTCGCCTTCGACAGCACGGTGTTCATCGACGCGTCGGTCAAGCGCGTGTACTGGACCCTGTTCGAGGCGCTGGCCCTGGTCCTGGTGGTCATCTATCTGTTCCTGGGCAGCCTGCGCGCGGCGATCATCCCGGCGGTCACCGTGCCGGTCTGCCTGGTCGCCGCCTTCGTCGCGCTGGCGGCGTTCGGGTTCAGCATCAACCTGCTCACCCTGCTGGCGCTGGTGCTGTGCATCGGCCTGGTGGTCGACGATGCGATCGTCGTGCTGGAGAACGTCCAGCGCCGCGCCGACCTCGGCGAACCGCCGCTGGTCGCGGCGCGCCGTGGAACCGCGCAGGTCGCGTTCGCGGTGATCGCGACCACCGCCGTGCTGGTCGCGGTGTTCCTGCCGGTCGGCTTCATGGAGGGCAACACCGGACGGCTGTTCCGCGAACTGTCGGTGGCGCTGGCGGGCGCCGTGGCGATCTCCGCGTTCGTCGCCCTGACCCTCACGCCGATGATGTGCAGCAAGCTGGTCCGGCCGCATCGGGAGCCGCGCGGCCTGAACCGCTGGGTGCAGGGCCGTCTGGATGCCCTCGGCCGGGGCTATCGCGGCCTGATCGAGCGGACGGTCGGGCGACCGCTGCTGTTCGGCGTGCTGATGGTGGCAAGCGTGGTCGCCAGCGTACTGATGTTCCTGGCCGTACCCAAGGAGCTGGCGCCACCGGAGGACCGCGGCGCGTTCTTCGTGATGGTCTCCGGTCCCGAGGGCGCCGGCTACGACTACACGGTCGGCCAGATGCAGCAGGTCGAGGACGTGCTGATGCCGCTGGTGGGCGCCGAGGGTCCCCTGCAGCGCGCCAACGTGCGCGTGCCCGGCGGGTTCGGGGCCAGCGAGGAGATGCACACCGGCATGGTGATCGTCTTCCTGAAGGACTGGAGCGAGCGCAGCGTCACCACCAACGACGTGGTCACCAGCCTGCGCGGCGATTTCGACCGCCTGCCGGGCGTGCGGGCCTTTCCGCAGGTGCGCACCGGGCTGGTGCGCAGCGGCGGGCAGCCCCTGCAGGTGGTGCTGGGCGGTCCGGACTACGCGGAGCTGGCGCGCTGGCGCGACCTGCTGCTGGCCCGGATGGCCGAGAACCCGCAACTGTTCGGCGCCGATTCCGACTACAAGGAGACCCGCCCCCAGTTGCGCATCGAGATCGATCGGGTTCGCGCGTCCGATCTCGGCGTCTCGGTGGCCGAGATCGGACGCGCGCTGGAGACCATGATGGGCGGCCGGCGGGTCACCACCTTCGTGCAGGACGGAGAGGAGTACGACGTCATCGTTCAGGCCCAGGAGGCCGATCGCGCCACGCCGAACGATCTTCGCAACCTTTACGTGCGTTCGCAGCGCACCGGCGAACTCGTGCCCCTGGCCAACCTGGTCAGCCTGCAGGAAGTCGCCGAGCCGGGCAGCCTGAACCGGTTCAACCGCTTGCGCGCGATCACCGTATCCGCCGGCCTGGCGCCCGGATACCAGCTCGGCGACGCGATCACCTGGGTCGAGCAGGTGATCGAGGAGGAGCTTCCGGACCACGCGCAGATCGACTGGAAGGGCGAATCCCGCGAGTACAAGAGCGCCGGCAGCGCCGTGCTGTTCACCTTCGCGATGGCCCTGCTGGTGGTGTATCTGGTGCTGGCCGCGCAGTTCGAGAGCTTCATCCATCCGCTGGTGATCATGCTGACCGTGCCGCTGGCGGTGCTCGGCGCCCTGCTGGGATTGTTCGTCACCGGTGGCACGCTCAACCTGTTCAGCCAGATCGGCATCGTCATGCT from Lysobacterales bacterium includes:
- a CDS encoding efflux RND transporter periplasmic adaptor subunit — encoded protein: MPSSRPALARFPRAAVLALAATVLIPACGGGGGGQAPRGAAPPATVTAQAVAESAWTDSIEALGTAQANESVTITAKVTEVVRSVRFRDGDVVRRGDVLVELTGAAEVANLRETQAALNEAQQQLERLEPLVAQGTLPRAQLDTQRAARDSARARADAIRARLAERVITAPFDGVLGFRQVSDGALVSPGTVITTLDDLSVIKLDFSVPESLMANLAGGQEIAATSIAFPEREFSGVVTSVGSRVDPVSRAVTVRAELPNPDGLLKPGMLMTVALMSAPRRALVIPELSLIQVGNRQSVFVVRGDGTVEEVPVRSGARRRGEVEVVQGLNAGEVIVVEGVGKLRSGQAVTVVDRPATASGPRDADAPAEAPPQAVADDPADAPADDPES
- a CDS encoding efflux RND transporter permease subunit, whose amino-acid sequence is MILSDVSIRRPVFATVMSLLLIVLGVMAFTRLTLRELPAIDPPVVSVSVVYPGASAAVVETRITQVLEDAVSGIEGIETLQSRSVNGRASLTLEFRLSREIEAAANDVRDSISRVLNRLPPEADPPQVEKAESDAETIMWLNMSSTTMDTLELSDYADRYVVDRLAALDGVAQVRIGGQQRYAMRIWLDRTALAARGLAVADVETALARENIELPAGRLESAERDFTLRVQRGYQRPEDFAQIALARGDDGYVVRIGDVARVELASAERRAYFRSNGAPNVGLGIVKTSTANSLDVARAARDEAVEIQKSLPEGTQIFVAFDSTVFIDASVKRVYWTLFEALALVLVVIYLFLGSLRAAIIPAVTVPVCLVAAFVALAAFGFSINLLTLLALVLCIGLVVDDAIVVLENVQRRADLGEPPLVAARRGTAQVAFAVIATTAVLVAVFLPVGFMEGNTGRLFRELSVALAGAVAISAFVALTLTPMMCSKLVRPHREPRGLNRWVQGRLDALGRGYRGLIERTVGRPLLFGVLMVASVVASVLMFLAVPKELAPPEDRGAFFVMVSGPEGAGYDYTVGQMQQVEDVLMPLVGAEGPLQRANVRVPGGFGASEEMHTGMVIVFLKDWSERSVTTNDVVTSLRGDFDRLPGVRAFPQVRTGLVRSGGQPLQVVLGGPDYAELARWRDLLLARMAENPQLFGADSDYKETRPQLRIEIDRVRASDLGVSVAEIGRALETMMGGRRVTTFVQDGEEYDVIVQAQEADRATPNDLRNLYVRSQRTGELVPLANLVSLQEVAEPGSLNRFNRLRAITVSAGLAPGYQLGDAITWVEQVIEEELPDHAQIDWKGESREYKSAGSAVLFTFAMALLVVYLVLAAQFESFIHPLVIMLTVPLAVLGALLGLFVTGGTLNLFSQIGIVMLVGLAAKNGILIVEFANQLRDEGRAIRDAIVEAAAVRLRPILMTSIATIMGAIPLVVAGGPGSASRATIGVVVIFGVAFSTLLSLFVVPSFYALLAPFTRSPEALARRLEKLEEETPEAAGGISAGLPS